One part of the Halopenitus persicus genome encodes these proteins:
- a CDS encoding YqcI/YcgG family protein, which produces MSDPIVGGPHTQETIVGGLHTQETIETRVDDGSAPAWVADHWRTFREGLLGERNGSPFPCYFGVRSVEAGAPLYTAVESMTDPGALLELGRTLQAYLDVYREYDDHASLVTFFKPPAGSLSEAAYHERLWNVLQFLHVHDPEPWPEDIPVDPDDPYWEFCFAGEPIFPTCRAPFYEERKSRYCPIGLEITFQPRALFEGLDVTPDAEKGERAREIIQDRLGDYDGVCPHADLGDWGHEGDREWVQYMLSSDENQAPSEPPIAISRDHPKSTRLLEAEPLTPSLPLEATR; this is translated from the coding sequence ATGAGCGACCCGATCGTTGGCGGGCCACACACCCAGGAGACGATCGTTGGCGGGCTGCACACCCAGGAGACGATCGAGACGCGCGTCGACGACGGGAGCGCGCCCGCCTGGGTGGCGGACCACTGGCGGACGTTTCGGGAGGGACTGCTCGGCGAGCGGAACGGGTCCCCGTTCCCGTGTTACTTCGGCGTACGGTCGGTCGAGGCCGGCGCACCCTTATATACTGCCGTCGAATCGATGACCGACCCGGGAGCGCTGCTGGAGCTCGGGCGAACGCTGCAGGCATACCTCGACGTCTACCGGGAGTACGACGACCACGCCTCGCTGGTGACGTTCTTCAAGCCACCGGCGGGCTCGCTGTCGGAGGCGGCGTACCACGAGCGCCTCTGGAACGTCCTCCAGTTCCTCCACGTTCACGACCCCGAACCGTGGCCGGAGGACATCCCGGTCGACCCCGACGACCCCTACTGGGAGTTCTGCTTCGCCGGCGAACCGATCTTCCCGACGTGCCGGGCGCCCTTTTATGAGGAGCGCAAAAGCCGATACTGTCCGATCGGCCTCGAGATCACCTTCCAGCCGCGGGCCCTCTTCGAGGGGTTGGACGTCACCCCCGACGCCGAAAAGGGGGAACGCGCTCGCGAGATCATCCAGGACCGGCTCGGCGACTACGACGGCGTCTGCCCCCACGCCGACCTCGGCGACTGGGGCCACGAGGGCGACCGCGAGTGGGTGCAGTACATGCTCTCGTCCGACGAGAACCAGGCCCCGTCTGAGCCACCGATCGCGATCAGCCGCGACCATCCCAAATCGACGCGCCTGCTCGAGGCCGAGCCGCTGACTCCGTCGCTTCCCCTGGAGGCGACGCGATGA